The DNA sequence aagggactctcaaTCATAGACTTTTCCTTCACAAACACTCATCTCTTCATTTTCATGTCTTCTTcgtcgatgctgattgggcaagcaACACTGATGATAGAATATTTATGTTAACCTACATTGTCTTCCTTTAAGCAAATATGATTTAttggagttcaaaaaaaaaaaaatagtcacAAGATCCATCATTGAAGCTAATTACCGAGCCATTACTATGATCGCTCAAGAACTCAACTGTGTCATTAATATGCTACACGAACTTGTAATCACCTCCTAATCCACTCCTATAATATAGTATGATAATATCAATATCACATATTTATGCTTTAACTGGATGTTTCACTCATACATGAAATACATTGATTGTCATCAACTTTCACCTTGATCTTATTTCTTACGTTTATATTTCTGACCAACTAGCAAACTCCCTCACAAAGCCTATTATTTATAGTATATTTCAATTGTATCAGTCCAAGATTGACATTCTTGACGGAAGCTTCTTATGAGAGCATGATAGAATATCATAATGTTggcaaatatgaaatgataacttTACATTCATTATATGTTTTAATTATTAATCAATATATGATATGAGGATCAATCACAAATTTTAATACATGGTTTGACACGTAATTAAGAAAAATCTCTCCCTATAACTTatatagatacacattatttaatgaataaaattattatttttacaatAAATTCTTTAATATCGACCACATGAATATAATTAATCCTTACGATTAATGTAACTTAgtttagttttaaaaaataaaaatatatttcttgtgAGTGTTCGAATTCAATATGAGGGAGCAATCATAGCCTCTTtagattctttatttttttttctagtattcttcttttatattattgattttaaactttttattactttattattgAATCCCTACCTCAACAATAATAAGCAGTATCCTCTATACATGATATTATAAAGTATTTTCATGTCTAtcattttttttcccaaaatatgaatattttcatgaaaattttctttgatccatATAAATCCCTCttggtttaaaaaatattaggGGCAAACTCAAATTCTTTAAAAACTATGATAATCTATGGTAAAGTATGACCtggatttaaataattaatttaaaatatttaaacctaATTTAGTGATAGTATGCTCatcaaatatttataaattaatccATAATCAAATATAAGAATAGTGTGTGTGAGCCTTAATCTGGTGATAACTTGTCCGACATTTACAAACAGTCATTTTTTACTTATAGTTTATACATCAATACTCTCACTTAAATTTGTATCTCGTGTTGTTTATTATAACGGGATCTTTTTAACTCTCTTCTCTCACTTTTATCACCACCCAACTCAATAGAATAGTGACTCATTAatttgatttgatgaataaatataatattactattaaattttatgatatatatatatatatatatatatatatatatatatatatatatataaaagattctaATAATGATTATTAGTCAAAGttcaattatgataaaatttattaagAGATAATCTTGATGGGATAGACTCATAATTATTTATCAAACCTTTACTCCTATAAAAGGACATGTCCTCCTAAGGATAAAACATAAATATTCACATATTATAAATCTTCTTTTATTTCTTCTTTATTCTTAATCGATCGCTCGTAGCCTGATCAATATCACTGTAGCTTTCAAATCCATGTACTTATAAATCAGATAAAAGTTTTCTAAGTAGTATCGAAAGGTATATATTATATagttgatctattattatttaatttttaatttttggtaTTAAGATTTTTTACATAACAATAGCGTAATCatgttttttatatttataattactattttaaaaatatttttactatttatagtctaaatttaattttaaaaaagtttTAAATTATCACTTTGCAAATGAATGTATCTACCTTCTTCTTTTTACTCctcattttattatttttcctcatcttcttcctcctcctctttacaCCTTATTCTTTTTCCTTGTggtattcttctttttctttggcatcGATAAAAGATTATGAGAcagaaaaaatcaataatattgagatgataaataataaaaatattttttaatttataaaaactTATCAATGGTAAAAGATTATCGTTAGTAAAAAGATGCTGTGAATAATAATCTTAGCATTATAAGATGCTTATAATTAAGTTAATAACAGTATACATATCAAATTCTTTTCTCACTTTTGATCTAAGATTAAACTATAAATTGAATTATAGGAGTCCAGATAATATGAAATTGAGTTGCCTTATGTTTTTTCGTCAAATTTGTTAGACGAGGATTACAGATTAGATCTGTTCTatgctaaaaaaagaaaaaaaaaaaaaaaaaggttctctGTGCTCGTTATTAATTGATATCCGTATAAAAGTTAGACAATGATCTTTTCCGACCGGTATTTGAGTTCGGACCCGTATCGGTTCGATCCGACCCGATCCGACGGCCGGGATTCAGCTGGGCCCCGGAGACCAGTCATCCTGGTGCAGACGTGGGTGAATCCAGAATCACTGCAGCGCGCATCCCGCTGCCGCCGCCAACAGATTTGTTTCGTCGGCCCGACTATGGTTACGACTAAATTGTCCGGAGAGGTTGTGAGAAGAAGACCAGCTCCCATCGCTCCCGCCCCCCAAATCCCAATACCATTGACTCCTTGCGTTCTAGGGTTCCCGTTCTCCTCTGGTCTGCCCGTCTCTCATCATAAAAACCCTCATCCTTGGTGGAAGTCGGAGGGGGCCAACCATGGCGTACGTCGATCACGCCTTCTCCATCTCCGACGAGGACGTCATGATGGGCGACTCCAGCCGCGCCATCCAGAACCGCCCCCCCGTCAAGGAGATCGCCTTCGCCGTTTCCCTCCTCGTCTTCGGCTCCCTGGCCATCGTCATCGGTTCCGTCATGGCTGCCAACCGCGTCGGCGGCGATCGCGCCCACGGTAACTGAATTTTTCCCTAGATTTTACGATCAATTATTTAGGAATTTTTGTGATTTTTCGTTTGGTTGTGGATGGATTAGGAGTTTTCTTTGCGATATTGGGGTCGGTGTTGTTCCTGCCGGGGTTTTACTACACGAGGATAGCTTATTATGCATACAAGGGTTACAAAGGCTTCTACTTCGACAATATTCCCTCTGTCTAAGGGAATAGACACTGTTCATGTGTTAATTTGCTCTCCATGCCTCCGCCACTGTATGAATAAATACTTTGATGAGGCTTTAGTAGTGTTCTTTGTGTCTTCTTCTGGCACAGTTTGCAATGCAGAgactgtagagttatggaggttcTAATTAGCATGCTAGATTTTTAAGTTAAAACTGGATCAAGCATTCAATGGCAATCACAAAAATGCATATTTtgctgttttccttttttttatgttagcaaaagtgaaactatattaattCAAACCACTGGAAACAAAAGAGAAGCCTGCGGATCGTCCGCAGCATACAACAAGAAGCTACCGAGCTTTGCCATAAGCAGCAACCAATTGGCTCACAGCATTTGCAGATCTAAGCAGATGAGACACATTCGCCACATTCAGTTTGTCAGAAGGATACACAATATCGCTAAAGATAGATCTCACTCAGCAGCAAAGGGATAAGAACAAATCCCTGGAGGAAGTCTGCGGCTTTGAGTCCTTCCAATAGCGCCAAAGCTTCAGCCATGAGAGGGGTTAGCTGCTTTGCCTGGACCACCTCCATCCAAAGAGGAGTGTTTGCAGAATTTTGAATGTAAAATCCGACACCTGCAGGTAGGTCAGCAGAGACAAATGAGCCATCAAATGTTAGAAAATGGCCAAAACTTTTCCTGTAGATCCCCTGGGTCTCCTCCTATGATCTCAACAGAGACAAATGAGCCATTAACAGTGGACAGGGTCTTTCTCTAGAGTGAGGAAACATTGGCAGAACTGTTGCGATACTTGGCGTCGATACGATTGTTCCACAAGAACAAAAAAGAAGTAGAAATAATACAGAGGAGACTGTCGCAGGAGGAGTTGTCCAGTGAGGAACCCTCCTCAATCCTGGTTCCTTGAGACCATGAAGAAAAGAAACGGAAACTGAGGTGAAGATGCTGCTGAGATCATGAACGAACCCTCCTAACCCAACCCAAATTAAGGTTGGATTTGCGTTTGGTTCAGATTCTCTTCAATTCTTCACGGGACCAATT is a window from the Musa acuminata AAA Group cultivar baxijiao chromosome BXJ2-1, Cavendish_Baxijiao_AAA, whole genome shotgun sequence genome containing:
- the LOC135598953 gene encoding uncharacterized protein LOC135598953, with protein sequence MAYVDHAFSISDEDVMMGDSSRAIQNRPPVKEIAFAVSLLVFGSLAIVIGSVMAANRVGGDRAHGVFFAILGSVLFLPGFYYTRIAYYAYKGYKGFYFDNIPSV